A stretch of DNA from Arachis hypogaea cultivar Tifrunner chromosome 19, arahy.Tifrunner.gnm2.J5K5, whole genome shotgun sequence:
ACTTCTTTTTCATAATAGTCAATACTTATCGTGTTAGCAGCCAATTAGGATTGTAAAGTATGTGTTGTAGTTAGAGAAATGTCACTCTACATCAGTAAATTTAGATGCTGTAAGCAGCAGGAGTAATGAAATGACTaatataattaacttaaaatctttgaaagatgtatttgattaaaaaaatatttcaaagacTATTTGAAGAACGgataattttttagaaataaatttgattatttactctattattattaaacatatttaataaataaaaagtatattTGTGCCTATTAATATACTAATTTCAATAAGCGAAAACTGTTAATTATTGCTTACAGTGTATTTTAATACTAACTTGTTATGATGTCAAAAGTTCTATAaagttaaaagaaaatatttttcaagtaAATTGGGTGTACATTTATTCCcagaaaaatattattattctccCTTTTGACTAATAGCGAGTCTTAAACTTATTAATATGATGGAATTTGTTTTtctattaatatttaatagtagATTACTAGATTTAGTTTGAGGTTTTTAAGAAatgtttgtatttattattaaggtTTTTATTGGCCAATCTGCTGAACGAGTTCTGATGCTACTACAAATTTTTCATAAGAATTTTTAACTTGAAAATTCACATGTCTTTGACAAATATGGCTAATAGTTTCAATCTGTGTCACTGTTCTAAATCCTTCTTTGATTTGTGCATGTATTACGTCCCTaacattttgaatcaatcaacaagattctagaaagaaagaaagataataaCCATTACTAAGAAAAAAATTTGGTGAATGTTTTCTCGTGATAATTAGCTTTTTAGAATGGAAATTTTGAATTACAAGTGGTTTATAAGGTCTTTCATTAATAGCCAATAGAACACAAATGCAGCAAATACAATTTTTCAATCTAAGTGGACCAGCAGCTCAATGCAAAAGTGGTGCTTGTGctcaatttctaatttttattagGAAGAATGAAATGAGGATAAGCGATTTCAATTAAGTTATCTGCTTAATGATTAACTTCAATTTTAATAAAGTCATGTTGGTTACTTTACTAGTTGTGATTACATTTTGTTTTGCcaattctaatattatgttctAAAACTgatcacataataaattatttgaatttGGTTGGCTTTTCTCCAAAAATTTGAAGAGTTCAGAACTTAAGAATTTTTTCATGTTTACTAATATACGAGCTAACAAAAACAGAGCGCTTGTTTTTCTTACCTAGGTTCAAAGTCCTTCAAAAATACAATTTTCAATGAGTCATTCAATCTATTTATTTGTGAATATAATTATATTGATTTGCTCTTAAAATTTGTTACTTATAATTCACTCATCTAATTTGCACTTCATACATAattcaaatattaatataatttgcaAATACAAATCAAACAAAAGCTCATAAGGATTTTTCAATTGCATGTCTCCGGTGTTCAATAATGTAATGGTTTTAGCACCATAGCTTCTTGCCAATTTTTTCAaggaaattttgatttaaaagtaATATCTACGAGAATTACAAACCAAATACCAAAAGGATTATTCTGTGGCTGAAATCAGTTTGGATATTCCATTGAAGATGGCACTGTTTTTGCATCATTGACTGAGGAGTCAAGAGTTATGACTGATTAAGACATAACGCGTAAGCACATGTAATCTCCACAATTCATTTGTTTACCAAAGCCATCTCCACTCGTCAAAGCAAAGCCAACATTGAAGCAGTGTTTTGCTTTCTGTGCCATATTTCCCAAAGATACAGAAATCCTAAAGCAAGATTTGATTCATCTTTGGATGGCTAGTGACTTTATTTCTTCTCGGGCAAACTTGGACATAGAAGAGGTTGGTAACATGATTTGGAATGAATTATATAATAAATCATTCTTTCAAGATGTCAAGATCAATGATGAGTCaggtaaaatttatttcaaaatgcATGGTCTAGTCCATGATCTTGCTCAatgaattgctgagcaagaatgTATGTTTCTAGAGAAATCAAACCTGATTGACTTGCCAAGAAACACACATCATATAGGTTTTGAGTGTGGTGGCCAAACTGAAACACCAATAGAAAAGGGAGCATGTGAGAAAATTGACTCCTTGAGGACATTATATCAGTTGAAATGGGATGGTTATTTTCAAAACAACTATGATTGGCTTCCAAGAAacagttctcttcgagttttGTGTTACAGATTTTCCAAATTTCCTTCACTCAGCCACTTGAGATATCTTGGGCTTTGTGTTCTAGATATTAAGACCATTCCTGATTCTATTTACAGTTTGCATAAATTGGAAATCTTGAAACTAATGAATTGTGGGAAGCTTTATAGTCTGCCGAAAAACTTGACTCGCTTACAAAATCTCCGGCATCTTATCCTTGGTGGTTGTGATTCACTATGTCTAGACATTCACAAACTGTGTGAATTGAGAACATTAAGTGTATACATTGTGAAATCTGAGAAAGGGCATAGTTTGGCAGAGTTATGTCATTTGAATAATCACAAGAATCAGTTGACAAGAATGAAAGCATTTAGAAGAGAGATTGTACACTAAGGTTTGATCAACCAGATTTGGGATGAGCTACTTCGAAGACAACGATATGATGGTGAAACTAAGCTCTCATGATAAATATAGAACCACAATCCCATTGGGACATCTGCAGGAGTAGGTTTCAGTAGAGGAAATTCTAAACTGCCATCATCCAAGTTATACAAAACTATCTTTGAAGTTGATGCCACCGCCATAAGAAGAGTATTTCTCCGGATATATAATGGGTGTAACTCAGCACCAGTAAGCAGTGAGTGGTGACAGTGGATGGTGGCTAATCTAGTCCAAGATTGAGGCATTCCATATTCCTTCAGCAGCCACACAGACCACTGAGTTTTCTCATGGCTGCAACAAAATGCAAGGCAGTTCTTCAGCATACATAAGTGTGGAAAGACGAAGGATTTATTTTCCGGAGCCTTGAGGTTGAGAGGCAGAGAAAACTCACTACAAGTCTCCTTCACCAAGTCAAGGGAAAGAACCAAGCCATGCCAATGAATCCAATTAAGAGTGGCGGTGCCAGGCACAAATACCCCTTTACCATTACCAATTATCCTTTTAAACGCTGTATCTTGAATGATTCTCCTAGAAGGGTTTGGACAAAATGTATAAATTCTGGTTTCAATTCTAagcggttcctgttctaaaaccGCAACAAACTTGTACTCGTCATTCACATGATCATATCCAAAGCCGCAAACTCCTATGATACCCCGAATTTCCAGCGGTTGGGATGTCAATCCAGTACAGGGATTCCATAGCATGATTAAGTTATCCATGACAGTAATGTCTTGCAAGCACAACAATCCGTTGCAAGAGCCAATAATTTCGTGGCTACTTTTTCCCGCGAAGCGAACAACTTCAGTAGGTTGGGAAGGGTTCTCGAACAAGCACCGTGTGGAGAAATCTCCGAATTTTTTGTATCTGTAGAACCAACAACCATGATAAACAACTCGTGGATGGCTAAGACTTGGATCAGCGGCGATTAAACGAACATGGTCGTTGGCGAATTGGGAGCTGGAAATTAAAGTTCTCCATGAACTGCACACACTCTGAAACCTAAGCAGCGACCTCGCCGGAAGCCTCAGCAATATTTCTCTGATGAGTTCATCCGGAAGGACTGAAAGCGGCCCCAATGAGGTTCCCGTTGAAGGCAGCAGCCGTTTCAGGCCGTTTCTGGTGACTCTTAAACGCTTCCTGTTCCTCTTCTCATAATCCCTAGGCTGCGTCATAACTGCTTGAAGGGGAGATTAACGCTATTTGGATTTCGGCGGAGGTTGGTGGAGAATGGCGATGGCGGCGATGGCGAAAACGTTGCCTCACGAACTTGGCAGCTCGGCGCTATTTATTTCTTCCAGTTCCTTTCCCGCGATATAACGCCAACGCCTGtgttttgagttttgaaaaaaagaatgaaataaaatagagattcaaaaatatatcttattatctttttaatatctGAAACAAAAATCTATCTATttgagaatcaaattttaaaattggttGTTTGTGCTctatatgaattttgaattccaAATTATGCATCCACTTTTTTTTAAGACGACTTTAAAATTTATACAATGAACTTAATTTGTATTATTAAATGTTTATTGGATGTTGTTAAGTTGATATAAAAAGatcttatttttttactttttagtatgtttaataaatttttagtgttTGTTTGTACGTtattaaatcgataaaaaatcttttttcaataaaaaagatttttttttattttttagtgtgtttagtAAATCtttaataatgaaaataaaagtactaaaaataaaaaaaattatctttttaaaaagctacaatttatatttttttaaagatcttttttcttttaaaaagatattttttacataataaatgaataaaaaaatatttttatcttattttatccaaaTATATTTGAtggataaaaagatttttttatatgagatatccaaatataaatcacttttattttttgtaaaatatcttttaaaaaagatattaaaattttttttttctaaaaatgacGTCCAAATAAGTCCttagtaataaaagtaaaaatactaaaaaaataaaaaataatcttttttaaaatattataatttatatttttttaaaagatttttttaaaaaaaaatttacacataataaataaaaaaatacttttatattattgtatctaaatataattaatagataaaagatttttttatgagatatctaaatataaaattatttttatttttataaaaaaatccttcataaaaaaaacttaaaaaatattttaaaaaactcacttaaataaatcctaaattttttagtAGATCAAAATCAAATTTAGTGGCTATTTCTTTTTTCACATCCCACGTTCTTAGTACTTatagtaattaataattagtcaccaaaaaaatatagtaattaataattatcTTTTCTCCCCGCATTGTTTTTGTCATCTCCCAATAGTAGctgaaaattataaataattatgagGAGTGCTAGAGGCAGCATAATTTGTGATAcgtagccatcaattagccatcatatATGTTTTTAATGGTGGGAGATGACATCCAATGGTATAGGATTACTCATTTGATGGTTAATTGCTGACCAACTTTTAATAAAACTGCTGGCCCTCTAGACTTTCTCAATAATTATTTACGAGGAgtgctaatatatatatatactagaaaTTCTAGAGGACTAATATTggtccaaaaaagaaaaaaaagtgagagTTGGGCAAAAACATGACAAACACGAGGGTTGGTCAATAAATAGAATCAAGTGGAGTTAGTCAACAGTCAATTCACTCATCTTTTTAAGTAAGTATTGAGAGTTTGAATTTCAATTTGCATGGAACAACTACAAGGGATATCAAGATAATTAAGAATATGAAAGTTTTTTTCTCCGTGACATGGTTTATGGTTTTGTTTGTTAAAATCTCGTTTAAACTCTTCCATTTCTTTTAAGCTCCAATTCTTTAATACTCATAACAGATAACTTATGTCACCAGGTTGGTACCTCAAGTTTATATCATTTCTTTGACCTAAGACGAAAAAAAATGTATCAATAGCAGAAGtggatttaattttgattttaataggGTCTACAACTACTTTTTTTCTTTGTGACATGGCTTATCGTTTTGCCTGTTAAAACCTCGTTTAAACTCTTCCATTTGTTTTAAGCTCCAATTCTTTAATACTCAAttactcatcattcatcaataaCAGATGACTTTTGTCACCAAGTTGGTAACTCAGAAGTTCATATCATATTATTTCTTTGACCAAGAGAGAAAAAAATGTATCCATACATCATTTTTCCCACTACCTAGTAGGCAAGTACCTAGTATGTTGATCACTGAAAGCTGGTAATCATTTATTTAtcacaagaaataaaaaataaaaaataaaaatgtattaattttgatttttgtttagtcATAAAAGAATAATTCATGACCTTGAATCCATAATTTGAAGATCCTAATACTATGGTACGGATCATTCATACACCAATTATCAGCATATTTCCTCTGGTTCAACTGGTAAAGCATCCAGTTTTGGAtccaaaaacaacaaaattaaaaggaaatggTAGGCATTAAATTACATATTCCATTGTCTCCCCTTAATTTTACCCTAAAATAATAGGTTTGTATCTAAGATCAAAGCTTCATCATGcataaattatacttttaagtgcAAAGGGACACTAGTAAATGATGGTCATTCCTACAAATTCAGCCTGGGCATGTAAATATTAAATGGGCAATAGTCATAACAGGTAGTATAGTTTTGTaaaaaactagataaataaatcaCTAAACTAGAAAAGCAAGAACAGATGAACTCTCAAAACTCAAAAGGAATGCATAAGGAGTTGAAAACAATCAGACCATTTAGAAGAGAGCTTCTACACTAGTCTTTGATCAACCGGATTCGGGATGAGCTACCTCGAAGGCCACCAAACGACGGTGAAACTAAGCTTTCATGATAAATATGGAACTCCAATCCCTTTGAGAGAGACAAAGTAGCAGTAGTAGGTTTCAATACAGGAAATTCAAAGCTTTCATTATCCAAGTTATACAGAACTCTTTCTTTAGATGATGCAACCGTCACAAGAACATTATTTCCCCAGATATACAATGGGCATAAATGATCACCAGCTAGACGCTGGTGGCAGGGGATGGTAACCAATTTAGTCCAAGATTGAGGCACTCCATACTCCTCCATTAGCCACACAGACCAATGAGTTTTCTCATGCTTAAAACAAACTGCAAGGCAGTTCCTCAGCACAGAAGAAGAAGGTTTTATTATCTGGATCCTTAGGGGGCAGAGAAAACTCACTAAAAGTCTCATTCACCAAGTCAAGGGAAAGAACCATGAAATCCCGAGCGCCATGCTGACGAATCCAGTTAAGAGTGGCAGTGCCAGGCACAAATACGCCTTTACCATCACCATATATGCTACGAAACGGGATATCTTGAATTTTTCTCATGGAATGGTTCCGGCAAAATGTATAAATTATGGTGGCAGATGTATGAGGTTTTGTCTGTTTCTGATATACAGTGGTAACAAGTTTGTACTCGTCATTCACATGATCGTGGCCGAAGCCGGAAATCCACATGAAACCCCAAATTTTCAGCGATTGGGATGTTAATCCAGTACAGGGATTCCACAACTTGACATGGTTGTTGAGGGTGTCAACACCCTCATGCAAGCACAGCAATCCATTGCAAGATCCAAGAATTCTGTGACTACGTCTCTCCTCGAAGAGAACGACTTCTGTAGATTTGGAAGGATTCTCAAACAAGGATCGTAAGGAGAAATCTCCGAATGTGTTGTGTTTGTATTTCCAACTATGATGATAAGCAACTCGTGGCCCACTCAAACTTGGATCCGCGGCGATTGAACGTTGAACATGTTCTTTCGCAAAATTGGAGGTGGAAATTAGGGTTCTCCATGAACGGCACACACCCCGTAAACGGAGAAGTAACTTTGCCGGAAGTCTCAGCAAGATTTCCGTGAGGAGTTCATCCGGAAGGACTGACGGCGGCTGCGATGGCGTTACCGTCGAAGACAGCAGCCGTTTCGGGGCGTTTATGGTGACTCTCAAAGGATTCCTATTCATCTCGTCATAATCATGAGGCTGCTCCATAACAACTTGAAGGGAGAGTGTTACTGCTCGAGTTTGCGGCGGTGGTGGGGGAGGAGGGCTGCGCCGATGGGACGACGGCACTCTCGCGGATGAGGAGAATA
This window harbors:
- the LOC112777707 gene encoding F-box/kelch-repeat protein At3g23880 translates to MEQPHDYDEMNRNPLRVTINAPKRLLSSTVTPSQPPSVLPDELLTEILLRLPAKLLLRLRGVCRSWRTLISTSNFAKEHVQRSIAADPSLSGPRVAYHHSWKYKHNTFGDFSLRSLFENPSKSTEVVLFEERRSHRILGSCNGLLCLHEGVDTLNNHVKLWNPCTGLTSQSLKIWGFMWISGFGHDHVNDEYKLVTTVYQKQTKPHTSATIIYTFCRNHSMRKIQDIPFRSIYGDGKGVFVPGTATLNWIRQHGARDFMVLSLDLVNETFSEFSLPPKDPDNKTFFFCAEELPCSLF
- the LOC112777115 gene encoding F-box/kelch-repeat protein At3g23880-like, giving the protein MTQPRDYEKRNRKRLRVTRNGLKRLLPSTGTSLGPLSVLPDELIREILLRLPARSLLRFQSVCSSWRTLISSSQFANDHVRLIAADPSLSHPRVVYHGCWFYRYKKFGDFSTRCLFENPSQPTEVVRFAGKSSHEIIGSCNGLLCLQDITVMDNLIMLWNPCTGLTSQPLEIRGIIGVCGFGYDHVNDEYKFVAVLEQEPLRIETRIYTFCPNPSRRIIQDTAFKRIIGNGKGVFVPGTATLNWIHWHGLVLSLDLVKETCSEFSLPLNLKAPENKSFVFPHLCMLKNCLAFCCSHEKTQWSVWLLKEYGMPQSWTRLATIHCHHSLLTGAELHPLYIRRNTLLMAVASTSKIVLYNLDDGSLEFPLLKPTPADVPMGLWFYIYHESLVSPSYRCLRSSSSQIWLIKP